AAACTGGCTGAACTTCCCGCGGATCGCCGTCGATAGGCAAAAACGGCAGTTCGTCGTCGGCCCCAACGCGTCCGGAAAGTCCAACCTGATGGACGTGTTCCGGTTTCTCCGGGACATTGCCAAGGTGGAGGGCGGGGGACTCCAAAAGGCCGTCGCGGACCGGGGCGGCATGACCAAGATCAGGAATCTCGCCGCGCGCAGAGATCCGGATATCGCCATCGAGGTGCGGTTCTGCGACCCGGTGAACGGGCGGGAGACCTGGCGCTATGAACTCGGGCTCAAGCAGCAGGCCAGGGGGAACCGGCACACGCTGATCACCTATGAACGGGTGAGCAGAGACGAGACCGTCATTCTCGACCGGCCGAACGAGGAGGACCGGGAAGACATCGTACGGCTTACCCAGACCTACCTGGAGCAGATCACTGCCAACCGGGCGTTCCGAGAGATCGCCCGGTACTTTCAGGCCATCACCTACCATCACCTGGTTCCCTCGCTGCTCCGCCACGCGGACCTGATCGGCGGCCGGACACTTGAGGGCGACCCCTACGGGCAGGACTTCCTCGACCGCATCGCCCGGGAACACGACCGGACCCGAAGAGCCCGCCTGTCCCGGATCGAAGCGGTGCTCAAGGCGGCCGTGCCGCGGCTCGAGCAGCTCGAGTTCATAAGGGACCCGGAGACCGGACGCCCCCATCTCCAGGCGCTGTACGCCCACTGGCGGCCCAGGGCGGGTATCCAGCGGGAGGACCAGTTCTCCGACGGGACATTACGGCTCATCGGCATGTTGTGGGCGCTGCTCGAAGGGGAATCCATGCTGTTCCTGGAGGAACCCGAGCTCTGCCTGCACCCGGGCATCGTCAACCGGCTCGCCGCACTGATCCTGCGCATGCAGCGGAACACCGGCCGGCAGGTGCTGGTCAGCACGCACAGCGCGGTGCTGTTGTCCGACCCCGATATCGAACCGGAAGAAGTCCTGCTGCTGAAACCCGTCCACGAAGGTTCGGCAGCGGAAGTGACCGGCGACGTGACGGACGCGCTTCTCCTCCTGGACCGCGACGTCGCAGAGGAACGGGCGCCCCGGGAAAGAACCCTCGAAAAAGACCCGAATCAGTTGAGCCTGTTCGAATGAAGGGATCGGTTCAAGTGCGCCCCATGAACGACTCCGGAGTCCCGGCACGGAACTTCGCACGGCATATCGCCTCGAACCGCTATCCGGGACGGGGGCTGATCATAGGCCGGTCGGCCGGCGGCGACGCGTGGTTCCTGCTCTACTGGATCATGGGCCGCAGCGAAAGCAGCCGGAACCGGCGGTTCGCGATCGATGGGCCGGTGCTACGCACGGAACCGGTCGATCCCGCAAGGCTGGACGCACCGGAGCTGATCATCTACCCGGCCATGCTCGAACTGCCGGGGACATACATCGTTGCCAACGGCGACCAGTCGCGGACGATATACGACGCGCTGCGCGGCGGTGGGACCTTCGAGGCCGCACTGGCCACCCGGGAACGGGAGCCCGATGCGCCGAACTACACGCCCCGGATCAGCGGCATGCTTGACCTGAACGGGCCGCCCGCCGTATCACTGAGCGTACTCCGGGCGAATCCGGCCGATCCCAGCCTTACCGACCGGCTGACGTACCGGCCTGACCCGCCTCCGCCCGGACGGGGACTGTGCCTGACGACCTACATGGGCGACGGCGAACCGCTGCCGGCATTTTCGGGTGATCCCCTGCTCATGCCCCTGGAAGGCGGGGCGGGAGAGGTCATGGGGGCGTACTGGGACGCACTTGACGAGGAAAACCGGGTGGCCATCGCCCTGAAAAGCGTGACGCGGGACGGCGGCAGCGAACTGATGGCCATCAACCGGCTCTAGTCCTTTCCCATCAGAGGTGACGCTCAATGCGGATGGTAAATGGCATTACGGGTGTATTTATGGCCGCGTGGATAACGATGGCCGCGTGCCTGCTCGCGGGCTGTGGCGAGTCCGCCCCTTCCCGCGACGTGTGGGAGGAAGCCCTTTCCGCCAAGCACACCGGGCTGGCCTACCTGTACCGGAACGACCTGGAAGGCGCGGCAGGTTCCTTCGAGTCGGTGGCCCGGCTGGTGCCTCGCGAGCCGCTCGGTCACGCGAACCGGGCCCTCGCACTGCTGAAACTACAAGACTACGAGCAGGCCGCCGCATCCGTCGACCGGGCCGTGGATCTTGCCCCGGAAGACGGTGAAGTCCTTTCCATCAAATCCGATATCGTGGCGGCGCGGGGAGACCGCGAAGCCGCCCTGGGCCTGTTAGCCCACGCCGTTGGTCACAACGCGTCCGACGTGGTGCTCCGGTACAAGTATCTCACCGAGATGAGAAGGCTGCGGGGTCCGGATCTCCAGGAGGAGGATGCCCTGGAAGAGCTGCAGGCCATGCTCGAACATGAACCGGAAAACCTGGCCGTGCTCGTCGAGCTGAATGAAATCCTGGTCCGGCTGGGACGCTCGCGGGAAGCATCGGCCGGGTACCGGCGGATGGCCGGGTTGCTCGAACCCGTTCCCGAAGACCTTCAGACCTGGCTGGACCGGACGCTGGACGCACTGAACCGCGGGGATGGGGCAGAAGCCGAGTCCAGCGCGGGCATCCTGGGCAACCTGCTGGTGGTGGACCCGGCCTACCGGGCATCGCGGGACCGCCTGGGGGATCCTTCACAACAGTCGCCCCCGCTCTACGATTTCCGGACGGCACCGACCGAACTGGCGGAAGTGGCCGCGGATTCACTCGTTGATATGCGGTTCGTGGATGCGGGCGACGAATGGATGGAAGGTAACCTGTCCGAAGAGGAGCAGTGGACGGACCTGGTACTGGCGGACGCGGATGGGGACGGGCGGCCGGACCTGGCGCTGGCGGGCCGGCTAGGACTGACCGTATTGCGCAACCGCGTGGATGGTTGGGAGGCCGTTTTGAGTCCATGGTCGGGTATGGACGATTCGATACCGGGACCGGGAGACACGGTTTTTCAACTGATCCCGGGAGACTTCGACAATGACGGCGATATAGACATATTGGTGGCCGGCCCATCATCACCCCAGGTGTACCGCAACGAAGGGGATGGGACATTCGGCCTGGCGCAGACCCTGGACCCGGGAGAAAGCCCGGGGCTATTCTCCGCCGTTTCCCGGGCAGATTTCGACCACGACGGCGACCTGGATATCCTGGAGTCCAATATGGGCTCACTTCGGTTTTATCGACACACCGAGGACGGGGTTTTTGAAGAAGGTACATCCGCCACGGGTTTCCTCGAATCGGCGTCCGGCGCTCCCGGCCGGAACGCTGAAGGTGTTACCGCGGATGTTGTTACCGCAGATGTTGTTGCCGCAGATGGTATTGCCGCCTTGCCGCCCGCCCAGCCGCTGGCCTGGGGCGATTTCGACCTGGACGGCGCCGTGGACGTCGTCGTGCTGTTCGACGACGGCGCGCACCGGTTCTACCGGAACCTGCGACAGGGCAGGTGGGTAGACTGGACGGAACGTTTCGGCGGAATCCGGTGGGGCGGCGCGAAGTTGGTCGCCGCGGCCGATTTCAATAACGACGGCGCGCTGGACCTCTTCATGGCGGGGACTGCCTCCGAAGGCTGCCGGCTTTTGTGGAACGACAATGGATACCGTTTCGACAGGGAGGACACGCCTCCGGCGTTCGGCGCCGCCTGTGACGGTCTCGATGTCGCCGCCATCCGCCCCTTCGATTTCGACAATGACGGGTTCATCGATCTCGTGCTCGCGGGCACCTCGGTGCCGGACCGGCCGGGACTGCGGCTGATCAGGAACCTGGGGAACGGTGAATTCGAGGAAAGGGCTAACCTACTCCCCGGCCTCCCTGCGAACGTCGAAGACGTGGAAGCCGGCGACCTGGACGATGACGGCGACCTGGATCTCGTGTTGCTCACCGAAGGTCGTCCCCTGTTGCTCCGGAACGACGGCGGCAACGCGAACGGCTGGCTCAAGGTACAGCTTGCAGCGGCCCTGGAAGGAAGCGGGAAGAACAATTTCTATGGCATCGGGTCGACCATAGAGGTAAACGCCGGGTCGCACTACCAGTCTCTACATGTCGACGCGGCTGTTACCCACGTCGGGCTCGGCAGCCGGGAAAAGGCCGACGTGATCCGGGTCGTCTGGAGCAACGGCGTCCCCCAGAACCGGATCGATCCGGAATCCCTCACGCTCATCATCGAACCGCAGCGGCTCAAGGGATCGTGCCCGTCGCTGTACACCTGGAACGGCGACCGGTTCGTCTTCGTTACCCACCTGATGACGCGGAGCGCCATCGGCGCCCTGACGGAGACCGGCGCGCCGGCCTGGCCGGACGCGGCGAACGACTTCGTGAAGATCCGGGGCGACCAGCTGCGGATGCTGGACGGGGAGTTCGAGGTCCGGGTCGTGGAGGAACTGTGGGACGCCGTGTACATGGACAAAATGGAACTGCTGGTCGTCGACCACCCGGCGGAGACGGACATCTTCGTGGATGAAAAGTACCTCCCGCCGCCCTACCCGGATCTCGAAATCCATACGGTGACGGACCCGCGGCTGCCCGTGGCCGCTCGCGACCACCACGGTAACGACATCCTGCCCGCGCTCGCCGCCAGAGACAGCCTGTACGTGGGCGACTACGAGCTCGGCGACTTTCAGGGCGTTCCCGAAATGCATTCCATTACGCTGGACCTGGGCGATCTGAAGGGTGCGGATCGGATCCACCTGTACCTGTGCGGCTGGATCATGCCGATCGAGCCCAGTTCCAACCTGGCCCTGTCCCAGCGCAGGAACGTCGCCGTTGTCCCGCCGTACCTGGAAGTGCCGGACGCCGACGGGCAGTGGCAAACAACCATCCCCTATACCGGCTTTCCGTCGGGGGAACACAAGACCGTTTTCATCGATTTGACGGACCGTTTTCCCGCCGAAGACTACCGGGTTAGGCTCACCACGAACCTGGAATTGTACTGGAGCGAGGCCTTTTACACCGTCGACGAGCCTGTGCGGGCCGAAACGCGCATTACCCGGCTGTCGCCCGACACCGCGGATTTGCACTATCGCGGCTACTCACGGGAGTACCGGACCGCGCCCTATGGTCCGTTTATCCGGGATTATCAGGTGCTGAGCGGCGAACCCCAGTGGCTGCCTTTCGCGGGATACCGAACACGGTACGGCGACGTGACGCCCCTGCTGCAGGCATCCGACAACCGATATGTGATCTACAGTTCGGGGGAGGAAATCAAGGTGACCTTCGATGCGGCGGACCTGCCCGAACCACCGCCCGGCTGGACGAGAGACTTCGTCCTGCACACCGACGGCTGGCTGAAGGAAGGCGACCTGAACACGGCGAC
Above is a genomic segment from Gemmatimonadota bacterium containing:
- a CDS encoding ATP-binding protein, producing the protein NWLNFPRIAVDRQKRQFVVGPNASGKSNLMDVFRFLRDIAKVEGGGLQKAVADRGGMTKIRNLAARRDPDIAIEVRFCDPVNGRETWRYELGLKQQARGNRHTLITYERVSRDETVILDRPNEEDREDIVRLTQTYLEQITANRAFREIARYFQAITYHHLVPSLLRHADLIGGRTLEGDPYGQDFLDRIAREHDRTRRARLSRIEAVLKAAVPRLEQLEFIRDPETGRPHLQALYAHWRPRAGIQREDQFSDGTLRLIGMLWALLEGESMLFLEEPELCLHPGIVNRLAALILRMQRNTGRQVLVSTHSAVLLSDPDIEPEEVLLLKPVHEGSAAEVTGDVTDALLLLDRDVAEERAPRERTLEKDPNQLSLFE
- a CDS encoding inosine monophosphate cyclohydrolase; protein product: MNDSGVPARNFARHIASNRYPGRGLIIGRSAGGDAWFLLYWIMGRSESSRNRRFAIDGPVLRTEPVDPARLDAPELIIYPAMLELPGTYIVANGDQSRTIYDALRGGGTFEAALATREREPDAPNYTPRISGMLDLNGPPAVSLSVLRANPADPSLTDRLTYRPDPPPPGRGLCLTTYMGDGEPLPAFSGDPLLMPLEGGAGEVMGAYWDALDEENRVAIALKSVTRDGGSELMAINRL